DNA sequence from the Papio anubis isolate 15944 chromosome 7, Panubis1.0, whole genome shotgun sequence genome:
TGACCCTGATTTTCAGTGTCCTTTCCACAGATATGTCTAAGTAATTTCAATTCATTCCTTCAATTGCTTGTATTCACAACATACTTATATTACTTACCAGTAATGCGAACATAAAACAGGTCTTGATCTTGGGGCTCTCCGTCATGCTCAATGAGCTCTCCTCATTGTTCATGCCACTCTTCCTGGCTCCTTCAAACCCTGCCTCTCCGCTACACTCTTTTCAGtaacttttcaaatgtttaaaatcatCATCTATTGGCCAAACAGCAACAACCACCTTTCTTACCAAATCTACTTCCTCCTGAAACCCTTACTCTGGATTACATGCCCACCTTAATACTCATCATCTGGGGGGATTCACTGTCTTTATCCACGCATAAGGGGTCTGCATACTGGTAGTATTTACATCTGTTTCGAGGGCTGGACAGCTCACTCTAGCATGCGTAGGAGCTGGCACAGATAGGTAGTGGGATAAAAGATGTAGAGACATACAAAGGATGGGTtagtattgtttttctcttcaatACAGACCTTTCAGTGTCACAAGAACACCAATACAACAAACACAAAGTGGATCAGGCCTCAAGCCAATACATCTGGCCCTTTTTTTGGTCTATGGTTGTACCAGTGGATATTAAACCCTGAAGATAAAATAAGATCCAAGTACCTGTAAGAGTCCAACTTAGGAAAAATTACATTTACCCCACTTATTTATGGGGCACCCATTATGTGcaattcactcaacaaataccaATGAGTGCCTATTATTTTAAGACACTGTGCCAACTGTCAGGAATAGAGAAGACATAGTGTCCCTGCCCTCAGAGATCTTTCAGTTTAATGGAGATACAGTTAAATAACAGATATAGCAACACTGTGATAACTCAAGCAAAGGGGCCAAGTACCAGGTGCACAGGGAACACAAAGAGTGTCCTAATCCAATTAAGATCCAGTCAGGATCCATTGTTCCTAGCACAGGAGAAGAGCAGATACAAAAGGCTAGGTGTGAGCAGAAGAGTGGAGCAAAGTCCTGAGTGTGGGGCTTTGGGGCCTGCAAGGCACTGCACCTTACAGTCCTCCTGGCGGAATAATCTAACTACAGAGACGGAGATGACTCAGAACAAGGCAAGTCCTCCAATCAGTGTCCTGGGGAGTGTGGTTAACTAGGAGGGCAGGAAAGATAAAGATTCCCAAAGAAGACATGAGGGATGGCCGGTGGAAAACAGAGTCTCACCCAGTAACAAAAGAATGGGTACATGGGATGGAAGGCATTCCTGCCATGCACTGACCTGAATTAACCTGTAAAAGAACAGAGAATAGGGTATGTTCCAGGCAAGTAAGAGCAGAAGAATCATACTGAACAGCAACAGGAAAGTGGTTGAGGGGCTGACTGGCTTCAGAATTAGGTAATTCCTAAGTCAGCAGAATAACCAAGACACACAAATGCACCTCTTGAAGAATCTGATAAATATGACAACCGTAGCAATGGTGCCGTGGCAAGAGTACTAAACTGGTAGTCAAGAGACCTACTGCTGATTTGCCGCCAGACTATCCTCCTGTCAGATGAGCTGGGTGAACGTGAGCAGTGTCCATACATGAGTTGGGAAAGAAATTTAGCAATTCACAaccatcattcttttttctttttttataaaagttaaataggccgggcatggtggctcacagctgtaatcccagcactttgggaggccgaggcaggaggatcacgaagtcaggagatcgagaccatcctggctaacacggtgaaaccctgtctctgctaaaaacacaaaaaattagccaggcgtggtggcgagagcctgtagtcccaatactcgggaggctgaggcaggagaatggcgtgaacccaggagggagctTGCAATGTGAGCCAAGATaaaccactgccctccagcctgggcaactggctgagactctggctcaaaaaaacagtgaaataaaacaacatattCTGCTACGTGTGTTGCCCATAGAAAAATTACTGTTTTGTGAAGCATTAGCTTCAGGTATGTAGATACAGACGTGTATGTGTGcttgatgaaaatgtaaaatgtatttcttactgtgaGGTTACAGTCAAAACAGTTTGAAAAGCACAAGACATGAGGATTTGTAAGGTTCCTTCAAATTCTAAGCTTCGCATGCAGCCTTTAAATTCTAAcctattttacaggtgaataAATTAACTTAGATATGAGTTGTGGTataacattaaataaatcatGGGTACTCTTTAGACATCCCATTAGATAATTCAAAATTATCCAAAACTATTCCCCTTAATTCAACTGATACGCCATCAGATAATTCAACATTATTCAAAACGACGCCCCTTAATTCAACTAAAtatgactaaaaaaaaaagtctccaggaAATAACTACGCTCCACGTCTGCTGTAACACAGACACACCTGTATATTTGGGGCAAAGTGCCAGTCATGTGAAAGGCTTTCACTGTAatgcaaacatgcacacacaggagCAATGTTCTatggaaattctttaaaaatctactcAAGGTAGCATTTTcatgtttcaaattttaaagatCTAATGCCCAACTTATTTTTAATACCTTTGCCAACAGCAAATTCTAGCAAGCTATCGACTGTGTGTGACACATACTTTTGAAACCCTTTACTGGAACAGGTGGCTTTTAACTACTTACAGAGTCTGACCCAATGCATCTGCATATGATACATTCTCATCTACCTAAGCCACTTTCGAAAAGCTATAATCCCAATAAGGGCATCCCCTTCAGGACTTCAGGAGGGCATAAACATGCAACATACAGCAAATACTAAGTACTTCCCTGTTGGACAAGCCATTTTCCCAGACAGGCAAGGAGTCACTGAGGAACATATGCTTGAGTACGAacgaaaaaaaaagatcattaacGTTGGTGATGTGCATAAGCCAAGCAAACGGGTTTTAGATAAAAACTATAGAAGGGTCCATGGCGACAATAATGCCTGGTGTACTTCTTCTGGGGACTCTTTCATCTGAAGAAATCAAATCTCATCATAGACATGGCCTCAGGCTATTTTCACCATCACTGCTATGAGGCAGGTCGGAAAGGTCACAGATACCCAAACTGGAGCACAAACAAGTAACCTGACCTGCCCACGTATCAGACTTTTGTCTAATTGTGAATAAAAGTCAGGTTTTTGGTTTGCTTCTTATAAAACAACCAGGTCTAACCCCTAAACCATGCCCCCAgtctgtgcctggctcacagaTGGCCCACCCTAAACACTTTTCAGTCCTTCTGTGAACGCTAATTCAAGGTCAGAGATTTCCCAGCCCCTGTAAGATTCGAACTTATCCTGGGCTGTTATGGAGGCCGTGTGGAAGGTGCCAGGCCCATAGCTACCAGCTAACTTCCTGCCCCACAGTGCCACTACTCTGCCCCACCAGGAGGCAAACTCCCCGCTCCACCCGACCCTCCAGCTGCCTCCAAGGCTGCCCAGACATTGTCCTGTCGGCACTTTACAACCAGAAAGTCTTTCAGAAGCCATCCTGTCTCACCCACTGACTTTACAGGGAAGGAAAGTGAGGTCTAGAAACCCAtgtgccttgcccaaggtcacttcAGCTCGCGCAAACGAAACACAAACCAAGTTGTTTCTTTCTGCCTGGTACTTAAGCACCCACACGCTGCCACTAGCGGTGACCGAAGCCACAGAAGACCCAGCCGGTAGGCCGGCGGCACCCAGGCGAGCCAAAGCCGGCAAAAATCCTCTGAGTGCGAGCTCTCCAGGAGCCTGAACGCTGGCGCGGCTTTTGGAGAAGGTGGGAGCAGGCCAGGGAGAGACAAGAAAAGCGAATTTACGGCGGCCAGGGGGCTCTCTGCTGGCCCACAGTCCCGGAGGAGGGGACCCTGTCCCGGCAGGCCGCCCCAGGGACCCCAAGAGACCTCCACCCCGCCTCCCCAGAGCTAGAAGCCAGGACTGGAGAACCCGGCGGACTCACCGGGTGCGCAGCGCCTGCCACGCGGCGTCGATGTCGGCGTAGAGGTTCTTCTCCGAGGGCTTGCCCGAGCTGACGCCGTAGCCCGAGTAGTCGTAGGAGAAGATGTTGCAGTTGATGCGTGAGCCGAGGCCGATGTAGAAACTGCACATCTGGCCCAGGTCCACGGCGTTGCCGTGCGAGAAGAGCAGTGTGTAGCGGCTGGAGGGCGCGCAGCGCACGAACATGCAGCCGAGCCGGTTGTCCCGGGCCGTGCGCGAGAAGAAGACCTCGACTGCGTCCAGCTCGCGCTGCGAGTACTGCCAGTCGGCGCGCTCGCTGAGGTGCAGGCTGCACGCGCTGGGCCCCGCGCCCGCGCCCTCCTCGGGCTGCTGCGGTGCCGGCTGGGCCGCGGCGGCGGCGGTAGCCTgggccggggccggggcgggCGCGCCGGGGCCGCGCTGCTCCGGCGCCAGCACCGTGTAGGTGGGCTCGGGCGGCAGGAAGGCCAGCTTGGCGGCGATGCGGCTCGGGCAGGGCGGGCAGCAGAAGAGCCAGCACAGCTCGCCCAGCGAGAAGCCGTTCATCCTGGGGCCTGGCTCGGGCATCGGGACGGCCTGGTGCCCGCCGCCGGCCCGGCTGGCTGGCTGGCCCGGGAGGACGGAGGGCAGGCGCGCGGCGAGGAGCGGGCAGGCAAGCGCGGAGGGGCGGCTGCAGCCCGCCCGCCCGGCGGCAGAAGAAGGAGGAGCGGAGGCGAAGGAGGGCAGGAGGCGGGGCCGGCCCGGCGGGCGCGACGCTCGGAGCCCGGGCGGGTCAGCAGCGGCCCCGGAGCCCAGGCGAGGCGCGGGCGGCCTGGGCCCGCGCGCGGCACACAAAGCCGGCGGCGGCGGCCATGGCCGGCTCGTGCgcgccgcccccccccccccgctccCGTTCCCGCTCCCGCTCCCGCACGCCTGCCGCCGCCACTTCCGGGTTACCGCGCGGCGGCGCCCCCGCCGGGACGCGGCGCAGGGCTGGGCATCGGGGCGGGGCTCCGCGGGCAAGGGCACGGGCACCTTCCCCGGCCTGGGAAGCATGTTCTCGGCCTGGGAAGCATGTTCTCGACCTGCGGCGGGCCCCAGGGGTCTCCCAGGCGGCTCCGGGGCCCAGAGGAGCTGGGCGCCGGGGCTGGGGGCTCTGTCCCCGGACAGCTGGGGGCAGATCCGCAGAGGGGACCCTGGAGGGGGTGCATGTGTCCCGGGGTGGAccgctcccctccccttcccctgggATTCCCTCCCACAAATCCAGGTTTCTTCCTTGGATGAAGGTTCTTGGGAATCTACAAGCAGTAGGGGTGGACAAGAGTTGGAATGTAGCCGAAATATTTGGCTTTCTCGTGTGTGCTGCTTTCTGAACGGCTCAGTACCAAAAGTTCTCGGCACCGTAAGGGGTACCGGGGTTGTGGGATAGGGCGGTCATCAGTGTGTTTCCTATTAGGAGAGGCTGTTTCTGTGTTGGTAGCAACAGCGTTTCCTTTCTAAGAGCATGGTTTTACCCTTAGTACATTTCTGTACCTATACAAGTCAGCTGTTAGAACAGGAGGGTACTGTATTTAGCAACAAACCATGTTGAGGTTGTCATTTCTAGTCCCACGTGTGGCAGATTTTCCGGTAGTAAGTATATACTAGGTATCCTTTACAGTGTTTGTGTCTCTAGAGTTGTTTTGGGTCCAGGATTTTTAAGTGGTCTTAGTCATGAACGATTCTTATACTGCTTTAAATCCACTGTAATCTTGGCAGCCACCTTTACATGATTTTTCGAATATAACTCTCAGTGCCTTGAAACTGTGCTCTGGTGCCAATTTCCACAGAGCCTTCTATACTTCCTTTTTCCTGCCTGATTTGGCAGCTGAAGAATTCCCTTTCAGGAACTGACAGGAGATACCCTTCCTGGACTGCCAGCAGGGCAGCTGGAGACTGGGAGGTTGGCACAATCCCTATGCTGGATCTGTTGTTTTAACTCACAGATATGCTGAGAATTTTACCTTTTGTTGTGGCTTTCTACAGGACGAGTATTTTGAGCACCCTCATCTAAATGAATTGTCCATACTGATTTCATTAACCTTCAGGACCTcgcttttaattttttcttttttaagagacagggtcttactctactgtccaggctggactcccaactcctgggctcaaatgaccctccggcctgcctcccaagtagctaggactaccagcACAGCACCTTGCCCAGCCAGGACCTGGGTTTTAAAAAACCGTTTGTTTCTTCACTAAAacaattttagttgtttttgaaCTATtcaaacttgatttttaaaaacctggtaACAAAGCCTGTTCAGATTGCGTATTTGAAGTCTGTTTTGAAGGTTTTCACAGTTGGTGAAACTTCACATAAAGCCAAATTTTAGCTTTGCaggtttgaaaaaaaagaaaaaaaactttatacagctgggcacagtggcttacacctgtaatcccaccactttgggatgctgaggcgggtggatcatttgaggtcagaagttcaagaccaacctggccaacatggtgaaaccctatctctactaaaaatacaaaaattagccggacatggtggcgcacacctataatcccagctactcaggaggctgaggcacgagaatcgcttgcagccaggaggcagaggttgcagtgagctgagatcgtaccactgcactccagcctgggtgacagagtgagactgtgtctcaaaaataaataaaaattaaaaaggctttCTAACTTGCTATGCATTGGTATACTTTGGTCACTTTATTGTATTCAGCATTTATGTATGTAATGTTTTCTGTGCTCACAGCATCCACTGTGTTAGGTGCTACAGCTACCAAGGTGAGCAAAATAGTCCCTGCTCTCAAATACCTTACAATCTAATTAGGACATCAGCAGAAGATTCAAAACAGTTTTtatgtgcctttaaaaaaatcaagtcctCATAAAAGCTAAGAAGACAGTCTTGCGTCCTGGTTCAGTGGTGATATTTCTATGGGGAGCTAAGGTTATAGTCGAGTGCATTAGTCCCTAATCTAATTCAGAACAAGAATAGAACTTTGGGAACTGAGATGAAAGGGTATCTAACAGCTCCCCTCAATCAGTCTTTCTCAGATACCACTCCTCTCACCTGTCCTTTGATAAGAATCGAATAGCCCCTAGTTCATGAAAGGGGGGATTGATGAGAATCTCAAGTACTTGTCTTCTGTGCTGTTGATGGAAAAGACAGTCTTTATATTTCAGATGGCCTGGCAGCAGGTTAGCAttgttagaaaaatttaaaagctagatACTTGTTTGTTTATACCTGATCTCATTCCACAAAGGATTTGTGGAGTGTGATTcagtataatataaatacataagcaaataaataaaagcctggcttttgttttcattccatTACAAGGCTACAAGAGGTGGGCTGAAAGAGCACTTATTCCCCAGGAAAACTTGTTGGTTCAGGTTTGTGTGAACGTTCAGTTGAGACCCTAAAATTATATGCCACTGAGTGGAGCTACCCAGCCTTTCTTATC
Encoded proteins:
- the ABHD17C gene encoding alpha/beta hydrolase domain-containing protein 17C, which encodes MPEPGPRMNGFSLGELCWLFCCPPCPSRIAAKLAFLPPEPTYTVLAPEQRGPGAPAPAPAQATAAAAAQPAPQQPEEGAGAGPSACSLHLSERADWQYSQRELDAVEVFFSRTARDNRLGCMFVRCAPSSRYTLLFSHGNAVDLGQMCSFYIGLGSRINCNIFSYDYSGYGVSSGKPSEKNLYADIDAAWQALRTRYGVSPENIILYGQSIGTVPTVDLASRYECAAVILHSPLMSGLRVAFPDTRKTYCFDAFPSIDKISKVTSPVLVIHGTEDEVIDFSHGLAMYERCPRAVEPLWVEGAGHNDIELYAQYLERLKQFISHELPNS